Part of the Vagococcus jeotgali genome, CTTAACTCACTTGACATTGATCACCTAAGAAAAAACTACCCAAGTGACTTATCAGGAGGAGAACGTCAACGTGTTGCTATTGGACGTGCTTTATATAACAATCCAAGCTTAATCTTAGCAGATGAGCCCACAGCTAGCTTAGATACGGAACATGCTTATAATGTGGTGAAATTACTTGTTAAAGAAGCCCATGAAAAAAATAAAGCAACGATTATGGTAACTCATGATCAGCGTATGATTAAATGGAGTGATAAGGTCTTTAAAATGGAAGATGGAACTCTTAGTGAAGTGTTAGATTTTAAATAATAAAAACAAGGCTATGCTAAATTTGGCATAGCCTTAGAGAGTGTAATATAAACCGTGTAAGTAACCTACCATCCTAGGTAGTGGGTTGCTTCGCGGTTTTTCTTTTTTTACAATAGATTAAAGGAGTGGTAAGTCATGACAAAAAAGAAAAAAGATCAAAAATCAGCGAAGTTAGCTCAATCAATTATTGATGCCTATCAACCAGAATCGGTTGAAGACATGCAAGAAGCCCTAAAAGATATTTTTGGACCGATGTTTGAAGCAATGCTTCGTGGAGAATTAGATAATCATTTAGGTTATGAGAATCAGTCAAGACAAGAAAAAGAAACTCAAAACAGACGGAATGGATATGGAAATAAAAAATTAAAAACAAGTTTTGGTGAATTAGACATTCAGGTTCCTAGAGATAGAGACGCTTCTTTTGAGCCAGAAATCATTCCTAAAAGAAGCAGAGACGTTTCAAGTATTGAAGGAAAAGTTCTTTCTATGTATGCCAAAGGCATGAGTCAACGAGATATTGCCTCGACAATTGAAGATATTTATGGTTTTACTATTTCTCATGATATGGTATCGGATATCACAGATCAAATATTACCAGAACTTGAGGAATGGCAAATCAGACCTCTGGCCAAATGCTATGCCTTCTTGTTTGTCGATTGTATGTATGTCACTCTAAGAGAAAATCATGAAGTGAAAGAATGTGCGGTGTATACAATTCTTGGTTATGATTTAAAAGGAAATAAAGAAATTCTAGGTCTTTGGCTAAATCAAACAGAATCGAAAAATAGATGGATGCAGATTTTTGATGAGATTAAAGAGCGTGGCGTTGAAGATATTTTGTTTATTTCAATGGATGGTGTATCAGGGCTTGAGAATGGAGCCAAAGCTATTTTCACAGGTGTTGTCGTTCAACGTTGTCTGGTCCATTTAGTTAGAAATGCCCTTCGTTATGTGCCAAGTAAAAGTTATAAAGAGGTTTGTAAGGATATGAAGTCTTTTTACAGTGCCTCCTCTTTAAAAGCGGCTCAAACAGCTTTTGATACCTTTCAAACAAAGTGGGCAGTCTATCCTGGAGCTATTGATGTTTGGAAAAGAAATTTCCACCATGTCGAACAATTATTTGATTACGGCTCAGCTATTCGAAAAATAATGTACACGACAAATGCTGTAGAAAGTGTTCACTCTAGTTTCCGCAAGGTAACTAAAAAAGGAGCTTTCCCTAATGAGAATGCCCTTCTTAAGCTATTATATCTTCGAGTGAAAGAACTTCAAAGTAAATGGGAAGGTGGGCATGTTCATAATTGAGCTATGGTGCTTAACCAATTAACGGTCAACGACTCTTTTTCAAAACGTGTCGAAAAATATAATCGTTACTAATCAAAATAAGTGAGACATATAAAATTTGACAACGAGTCTCTCGTCCTGCGATTTTTTATCGGGACAAGAGGTTTATTAAAAATACCCTCTTATTCCTAGAGATTATCACAGGACGACTCATTGTCAAATTGAGTTTCTATTTTTATTTTTAAGGAATTTACACACTTAACTTGACAAACCCTAGCCTTATTTTTTTATCCCCACTCCGCTTCAAATTTTTCAACAAAATTCCTCGTAAAATCAGTTTTTTCAACAGCTAATTCTTTAGCTGACTCAGTTTGCATCATCTCACCTAGCTTGAATAGTTTTTCATAAAAATGATTAATAACCGTTTAATTAATTCGACACTCCTTTTTAGTCATGTCCTCTCTTGGCAAGATATCATCATCATACATAATATGCCCCGCACCTCCACCGTAATAAAATGTTCTAGCAATTCCTATAGCACCAATGGCATCTAGTCTATCTGCATCTTGTACAATCTTCGCTTCTAAACTTAAAGTATCACATTTACCTAACTGCCCACTGAAAGATATTTTAGATATGCATTCTAAAATATGGGTTATATCAATACTGGAAACCTTAATAGCATATAAAAAGTCAATCAATTCTCTTTCTGCTTCTTCAGGATTATCCACTAATTTATCATCTAAGACATCATGCAATATAGCAGCTGATAAAATAGTAAATTCAGAACCCTCTTCTTTTTTCTGAATATCCTTAGCATACCTAACGATTCGGTTAATATGAGACATATCATGTCCTGTTTTATCAGATATTAACTTAGTTGACGTGTAATCATAGATACTTACTAATTGTTTTTCTTGTAAACTTGTCATCATCTTCATCTCTTATACTATCATAAATAAACTAAACAAAAATAGATAGAAAAAAAGAAAGTCCATTCTGTAAAATTAAAGTTACCACACAGAAATTTTAGAGGAGGACTTTCTCATGAATAATTTTACTACAGAAATTATGGAAACACTAATCAATAAAGGTGATTTAGATGATTTGTTTCGCCATCATTTAGAGCTAGCTATTAATTCATTATTAAAAGCTGAACTGACAGCATTTCTTGACTATGAAAAATATGATAGATCTGGATTTAATTCAGGTAATTCCCGAAATGGGAATTATTCACGTTCATTTCAAACGGAGTATGGAGAACTAAATTTAGTAATCCCTAGAGATAGGAATGGTGAGTTTTCTCAACAAACATTACCTGCTTATAAAAGAACCAATGACTCTTTAGAAACGACTATTATTCAGCTATTTCAAAAAGGAATAACGATGTCTGAAATCTCTGATTTAATTGAAAAGATGTATGGTCATTATTACACGCCACAAACTATTTCAAACATAAGTAAAATTGTATCTGAAGATGTTTTAGCTTTTAAAGAAAGAACTTTAGAGGCTAAATACTCAGTTGTTTTTATGGATGCTACTCATATTCCAGTAAAAAGGAAAACTGTAGCAAAAGAAGCTATTTACATAGTAATTGGTATCCGGTTAGATGGAACCAAAGAAGTTCTAGGATTTACTATTGCTCCAACTGAATCTGCCTACATTTGGAAAGAGATACTTCAAGACCTAAAAGACCGTGGTTTAGAAGAGGTTTTATTAGTTGTAACTGATGGTTTAAGCAGTATTCACGATAGCATCCATAGTGTCTATCCAAATGCTCAATTTC contains:
- a CDS encoding HD domain-containing protein, whose amino-acid sequence is MTSLQEKQLVSIYDYTSTKLISDKTGHDMSHINRIVRYAKDIQKKEEGSEFTILSAAILHDVLDDKLVDNPEEAERELIDFLYAIKVSSIDITHILECISKISFSGQLGKCDTLSLEAKIVQDADRLDAIGAIGIARTFYYGGGAGHIMYDDDILPREDMTKKECRIN
- a CDS encoding IS256 family transposase, whose amino-acid sequence is MNNFTTEIMETLINKGDLDDLFRHHLELAINSLLKAELTAFLDYEKYDRSGFNSGNSRNGNYSRSFQTEYGELNLVIPRDRNGEFSQQTLPAYKRTNDSLETTIIQLFQKGITMSEISDLIEKMYGHYYTPQTISNISKIVSEDVLAFKERTLEAKYSVVFMDATHIPVKRKTVAKEAIYIVIGIRLDGTKEVLGFTIAPTESAYIWKEILQDLKDRGLEEVLLVVTDGLSSIHDSIHSVYPNAQFQQCCVHVSRNIAHKVRVKDRKEICDDFKTVYQALSKEEAIEQVTFMTEKWKKQYPRVVKLLMNPAILTFYNFPPSIRRTIYSTNLIEGFNKQLKKYTKRKEQFPNEESLERFLVSQFNEYNQKFLDRVHKGFKEIQDTLESMF